CCAGAACAAGTATGCTCAAAGATGCAAAAACAATTATTCAAAGCCCTCTACATACGTAATTCACAAACGAAGAACTACATGATAAACTGCATAGATGACTGTTCAAGGAAGGTTGTGAGCTTATGGTCGAACAGAAAGAAGAGCAGGGATGTGCTGAATGTATTGGAGGAATGGGTAAGGGTTAATGGGAATCCAAAGAAGGTTATGCATGATAATGGGAGGCAGTTCAAGAGCAAGATCTTCAGGCGTTTCATGGAGAAGAATTGCATCAAGGATAAAGCAATCAGGAACTACTATCCTCAAGAACAAGGTAAGGTAGAAGCCTACAACAAGATAGTAAGGAATGAGTTCCTGGCAGTTGAAGAGATTGCAAGCATAGAGGATGGTAAGATGAGGTATGCCATCTTTGTGAAAGCATACAATGATGAAAGAGAGCATGGAGGCATCAACGGTCTTACTCCATCTGAAATGTTCATGCAAGCGTTAAATAGCAAGGATAGCAACAAGAAGCAGGCAAGAGTGTTACCCATGTAGGTAATCGAAAGTGTTACCTATCTGTGTAAGCTTAACAGGTAACAATTTTTAAAACTCTTGTGGTGTTTCTTCAATACTTGGCGTTGACCACTTTGTTTCCCTATTGGGCAATTCTACTTTGAATATATGTGTAGGATTAAATTGTGTTCTATCGTTCAATATTATCCCAGCATTGTAAAATCTTAAAACAGGAAATATGAAGACATGCACCATTAACTTTCTCTTCAGATAATAAACTGGTATGACCTTGAGGTCAGAATACCGCTGGAACCGCTGCGATGGATAGGCTAGTTTATGCCATCCGATATCTAGTCCATTATTACCATAAAGTAACTTTGCCTCAAACACCAATACGCAATCCTCTGTCCATAAACTGTAATCCAGCTCTTCCTGCCCCTCATAGGTAAAGATCTTCTGAGGATTACTCTGATCCTTCCTGTTGAAATACACGTCAAATCTCGAGTTCCTGTTACCTCTAGGACCCACGAAATACTCCACATCACCAAATAATTCCTTCATAATTTTGTCATATATACCTAGAAACCTGAGCTGTTCCAGAGCGGCGTTTTCTAATGTATTTCTACTAAATGCGTCTTGTAGGTGTATGAAGCCAGATGGTAATTCTGCTTGAATTTCTTTTACATTATCGGTCTTCAGATTTACATAGGGAGCTGGATACTGTTCTTGATCAAAAATTATGGAATGACCTCTCCCCGATCTAATCACATAAAAGTTGTTATTGGTTAAAGTTCTGGATTGCTTAGACCAGAAGTCTATTGACAGGTATTGGGGTGCACGTCCTTTAACCTGCATGCCAAGTTCTTTCAGCATTGACTGAAAGGACCATGGGATCGCATAGTATCCTTTATTCCTGATACTCTCCTTAAAGTCCTCTCTCTTGATCAATATCTCCCATGGGTTATTTACGACCATACCATTATAACGAATATTCTTCGAAATAAACGAATAGGTGAACTGGCAAATTTTTACTTCATAAAACAGAAGTCGGAGGGTCGGCTATACGTATTAGTCTAAGATTACTTGGATTATTATTTCCTCTCCTTTGCTCATTAATAGCAAGAAATGTAGATGATTTTGCCACTATTTGCCTGATGAAATTCTCTCATCACGCAAAACTGCCCAAACGTAAGCAGGGCCTCTCACAAGCTCTATAATAACTCCAGGACCTTTGATTGAAACCAGTTTGAATGCCTTGTGGGAATCGCTCTTTGGGATTCTATAATCTGTGCGACTGGGGCGAAAATAATCTCCTTCAATTGTATATGTAAATTCCAGATTTCTTATTGTAAAGAACCTTTCACCTGCATTTCCAACTATGTGTCTCCATACTTCGTCGAAGGATGCAGATACCATATACATTCAATGTAAGTTCATTGTTATATTCGTTATTCTTTCTACATGAAATCCGCAAAACAATGCGACCACGGTTCAGTTGGAGACCATACGTACTAAGGGCTTTCTTCGATACACAGCTGCTGATCGCAGAATCCCGCGGGAAGATAGCACATGACTTCAGGGTGTTCTTCATGGGGCACAAAGGCTCCATAGAAGCGAAATACACCGCAAACAAGGGGATACTTCCAGCGGCACTCATCAGCGAGATGCGTGAAGCCTTCAAGCGGCGCCAGGAATTCCTCGACTTGGAAATCTCTGAAGACGTACTGGAGAAGCAGAAAGAAGAAGTAAGGTCAAGAATCGAGCAGATGTCGCCCGAGGAGCTCGCAAAGGTGCAAGAACTTGTCAGGGGTCTGACAGGTGGCAATACCGAGGCAAGCAGCGGGTCTCAACCTCCGATGAAGCAGAACAGCTCATCGGAGAAGGATGGCAGTTCGTCGGAACTTTACCCAATGGCAAGGTCGTCGTCGGGAAGAATGATTCGCCAAAACAGTATTAGCGGGCTCGGTGGGATTCGAACCCACGACCTACAGCTCTCTCCGATTAGATTAGGAGGCTGCCGCGCTTTCTGGAGACCTGCTTGTCCATACTGCGCCACGAGCCCAACAAAAACGCTGTCAGCACTTTTATAAACTATCTTGCAACAACGTTTTAAGATTCTTCCATCCGTTACCAATGCTGTTGCCCCACCTTTCAAAGTAGATCACATCGTTCAATGGCAACCGCGGCAGCCAACCTACGCGTTCAAGATCAGGTTTGTCTTCAAAATGTGTAACATATCCCATTGTAAGGTATGCAATTGGCTCAATGTATTCTGGCAGCCCCAATATTTCCCTTAAGTCATCATTGCTCAGTATGCTTACCCAGCCTACACCGATACCTTCTGCCCTAGCAGCTAACCATAGGTTCTGTATCGCGCAGCACACGCTATACACACCAGTCTCTGATATACTAGTACGTCCTATTACAAATGGTCCGAACCTTGTCGAGTCATAAGTAATGCATAGATTGATCGGGGCATCAAGTATGCCTTCCAGTTTCAATGCCAGATATGCTGAACGTCTAGCGTCCTCTATTAACTTTGAAGACCTCTCACGCTCCTTGCTAAATGACTCTTTGACCTTCCTCTTTATTTCTATATCTTTGATGAGTATAAAATTCCACGGTTGTGAAAACCCTACAGATGGTGCATGATGTGCCGCATCAAGTATCCGTTTAAGAACATCTTCAGGGATCGGATCATGTATGAACTGAGCCCTTACGTCCCTCCTAGAATGTATCGCTTTGTATACACCGTCCTTTTCCTGCTGGGAGAAATTACTCATTGTCCCTTTGCTATGAGAAATAATAATTAATAAAGATAATCTACCCAAGCAGGATCAATGAGGAATGTTCCCAAATAATTGTTCGAGATGTATGCAATATAAAGAATCCGTAATAATTCAATTAGAGTTTGACTGATACCACTTTTCGTATAGCGATGACCTTCTAATTCTGTCCGCATGTGCTCTTGCCGCTCCCTTTTCCCTAGTTGTATAGATATTATCTATGTTAATTTCTGCTCCAACAACCATTTCTCTATTCATAACGCCGTCGGCAATTACGCCGTTACTTGGCCAAGGCTTGTCGCATGGCGATAGAATAGCTGATCTTCCTATACCAACTAATTTTGACGAGAGTTTGCCTATAACACTGCTCATTACTGTAATTAGCTGATTCTCAACAGACCTTGCTTCGCACGCATGCCTTATTCTGTAATAGCCGGCGTCGGTAAGTGTGAACGATGGACAAAAGATTATTTCAGCTCCATTTAACGCTAACGCCCTTGCACATTCTGGTATCTGGGATTCATAGCAAATGCATACGCCCATCTTCACACTTTTAGTCTTTACAACATTCAAAGTATCGTATTCTGACATGCCCCACTTTTCCTTCTCTAATGGGAACAGGTGGGTTTTCCTGTGTTTGTATATACGACCACTTGGATCGAACATGAAGCATGTATCGTAATACCTACCGTTCTCTTCCTCCACAGTAGTGCCTCCAACTATGAATTGATCCCTTTCTCTTGCTAATTTACTGAAGAATTCAATGTAATCGTCAGTGTATTTTACTATCCCTTTAATATCAGAATATTTTGCCTTTTCAAGATCTATATCTATTGCAACTAAACCTAGTGTGAACCATTCTCCAAACACAACGACATCAGCATTTTTACTCTTATTCATCAATTTCAAGACAGAATATCTGAACATTTCAAACCTTTTGAATGGTCTGAGCTTGAATTGGGTAACCGCGATCCTTATCTTTCGCATACGAAGTAACTAGTTTCAACAAAATTAAAGCTTACTTCCTGCATTAACGCAATTAAGAACAAGCAAACATAATAAAGGTCGAATTTTGTGAGTGTTTAGGGGCCGGTCGTCTAGTTGGTTAGGATACCGCTCTGACACAGCGGTGGTCGAGAGTTCAAGTCTCTCCCGGCCCACTCAATAACCACACATGTCACAGAACTTCCGGTTGAACGTTGATAGCTGCCATGGGAATATGGATCGTACTCTGGGAAGGTGTTGTCTTCACAACCTCCACCATGTAGCCTTGGAAGTTGCTTCTAACACTTTCAAGATGGCTTAGCAGTACTATCCTGCTGAACTCCCTCGTTAAATTATGTATTACACCCATGGCCTCTCTAACACCGGCCTCGTCCAAGTTTCCAAAGTCACCCTCGTCTATGAAAAGAGTTTGCATGCTTGCAAGTGCATGTTCTTTCGTGTGCGGCAGCTTGCTTAAAATTCTAGATATAGCAATGCGCAAGGCCATGTTTATTCTGGTCTGCTGACCTCCCGAGAAGTACTGTATAGGTCTCTCTTCCCCTCCTATAGTAGCACCGATGCTGAGTGTCTCGCTGTCAATATTTACAGCAGTTATAGTGCCTTCTGATAGTTCGTTTATTATTGCGGTGCTCTCCTTCTCTACATAAGGAACAAGGCGCTTCAGGATATTTTCTGGAATATTACTGAATATAGCCATAAGCTCTTCTAATGTGGAAATGGTTGCCCTCGTTTTTTCAATAGCATCCTCGTTCCTTTCTAGAACGCTTTCCTTCTTTTTTAGTTCTGCAAGGTGTTTTGTAAGCGTATTGTAGTTGGTACGTTCTTTTGTTAGAGTCACAACGTTTTGCTCATGAATCTTTTCAACTGATTGCAGTTCCTCCTTCACTAGTGCGAATTTGTGCTCTATGTCCTGCAGTTCTTTGACCAGTGATAGCAATTTTCTTCTCTCCTCCTTCATTTGTAATAAGTTACTGGTTAACTTACTTACTTCACTCACTATTTTCGGCAATAATTTTAACTGTGTTTGTACGCTTGAGTACTTTTCTGCAATTTTTTGCTGTCTCAATAAGGTAACATTCTTCTCTAATGAATCATACTCTGTCGTACTAAAGCGTAAAGATACTAAACGATTCTTGTATTGCTCGATCTCTCTGCTAACACCTTCTATTTCTTTGATTATTTTGTCTTTCTTATTGCTTAGCGCATCGAGTCTATTCCTCTCTTCAAAAAGTTCATCCTGCCTGCTGTAAACACTCTCCAACTTTGATTTGGAGACTTCTACATTTGCAAGTCTCTGATCAATTCTGTGAAGTTGTACAGAAATGGATCTTAGGTGATCCTGTCTCTTTTTTATACCAGCTTCATGTGATTTGATCTCTTTCAAATAACGCTTTAGCAGCCCCTTTGTGTCTGGTATCTTCTGCGAACATATAGGGCACGTATGTTTACTCCTGATCCTATTCATCTGCGACCTTAATTCATTCAAGGTGTTTATGGCTGCATTCATGGAAGCTGTAAGTTGGTACCTGCTTTCCTCAATCTCTACCTTTTTTCTTTCTAACTTGACCATCTCCTCCCTTACCTTTTTGATCTCTTTTGATGATGGAATCTGCTTCTTCAATCTGTTAACTATAGCCATTCTTTCTTCAATATCCTTCATTATAGATGCCAATTCTTCTTTCTTATCGTTCAAAGTGTTTTTTAACAAGTTCATTTTGCCATACAATTTGTCATATTGTGACTTTGACGGCCTCATCTTTGCCAGTGATTTTGTTATGGAAATAAACTCTTCGTATGATCTCTTAGTAGCTGCAAAATTACTTTGAAGAGCCAGAAGTTGTTTCTGCTCACTTTTCTTTTCATCCAACGTTTTCTCTATACTTGCTATTTGTTCGTTAATGCCATCGATCTTCTCATTCAATTTTATGTAGGTGTTATAATCTCTTTCCAAGTTCTTTCTTAATTTACTCAACTGTTGAACCTTCTTACCAGAGCTTGTTCTTTGCTGCTCCAGCTTCGTAATCGTCTTGCTCAAACGCTTTATAGAGCTCTCTACCTGAGGTATCTTCGCTACTTCGTTAGCAAGAACCTCGTTAGCAGACTCCAGCTCTTTTACAGAAAGAACTTTTTCTTCCACCTCCTTTTTTACAATTTGCTGGTAACGACTGTATTTGTCAAGCCCAAAGAGTTTAACAAACGCCTCTTTCCTTGTTGCTGGCAGTGCATCGGTAAGTACGTTCATTTCCCCCTGTAGTATTACGGTAGATTTTGTGAATCCTTCCCAGTCCAGGCCTAGTCCTTTGCTTGTAACATATTCATACACCGCATCATCTTTTGCTTTAACCTCTCCGTCTTCAAGCAACTCCCCAGTGGAACCCTTTCTGTTTATTTCACGGTTTACAGCAAAGTTATGTCCAAAATTTTCAAATTCTATATGGATTGACGCTTTCGTAGACTCATGGTTAACCAGATCTGCTATGCTTAGAAATCCATCGGCTACATCAAATGAAGTTCTGAAGGTCCTGCCATACAGACCTACGCAGATAGCATCAAGAATGGATGTTTTTCCAGCACCATTTTCTCCAAAGATAAGGGTGACCTGATTTTCAGGAAAAACAAGTTCCTGCTGTTCCTTAAAACGCATAAACCCCTTTAAAATTAGCTTTCTGAACTTCATGCCTTCTCCGCTCTCTTAATTATTTTGCTACCCATCTTCAGAAGCATCTGGGCGTTGATGGCATACTTTCTCTTGCTCTTAACATAAAGTTCCAATTCCTTCACTGGCGGTAGAATGTAGTGTTCGCCGAGCTGCGCAGTTTCTGGCAAGGAGACCGTTGTTCTTGCCTGCACCTTGTAATCGAATACTTTACAATCTTCCAACTTCTCCATTATGGATTCCCAGCTTATAGCGTTGTTTTCATGTATGTCTATGTTTTCAAGTTTAATTCGTACAAGTGCGTTCTTAAGTTCACTAGCTCTTAACTCTATTGAATCCAGTACGAATTTTTCTATCTTCGATGCCGAAGAACCAGAGCAATCGAAATCGATGACGGTGATCATCTTTCTTATGGGTAACCGAACAGGCTTTACCTTGATTCCCTCTTCTAACTCAACCAGCAAAGCATACTTCTCTTCACCCTCCTCTCCAAAATCAAATCGCTCAGATGAGCCAGAGTAGAACATCGGAATAGATACATTCTGTATCTGCTGGAACTTGTGCATATGACCTAGCGCCACGTAGGAAAACCTATCCGGAATCTGATCCGGTTTCACATATTCGCCCGCAAATGGCTCCACAAGTTGCTCGGAACCAAGCTGCGCACCCTCAACTGGTACATGTGCAACAAGTATTTTCTTATCAGAAGTTGATTTTTCCAGCGCAGCATCAAGCATACCAGAAAACTTTGCGCCCACCTCGTCAAACTTGGAAGGAGCCGGCACGCATACAAAGTCGTAACTTCCAAGAATGAAGGTGCTTGGTTCAGTCGCAACGAAAACGTTATCGATCTCGCTCAAAATGGTCAACGGGTTGAGACCTGATGCCGTCTTGGGCGTTTCGTGATTGCCGCTTACTATCAGGATCATTGTTCCCGCCTTTGAGAGACGTTTCAAAAGACGTGTAACCTCTAACGTATAGTATGGATGCGGTGTGGCATTTGCAAATAAATCGCCAGCGATAACCAGCACATCAACCCTTTCCGTAAGAGCCATCTTACAAATGCTCTTGAATGCATGCAAGTAGTCCAGCCCCCTTGCGTTAAGCCCTGTCTGAGGATCTACCCTAGAGTACGCCACCTGTCCTAGATGATTGTCAGAAGTCTGCAGTATTCGCATGCCAATCCACTATATTTTTAATATTTATTTTCACTGCTTTATAAGGAATGCATTCCTTTTATACTGCAACGCTTTGATTTTTATCACCTTCACATGATAGTTGTGACGTGAGCTCCGAGGATCTTGCACTGAAAGCGGTGGATCACGCAAGAAATTTGGGTGCTACTTATGCTGATGTTCGTTTCGAAGTTAGATCGGATAAGGAATTGTTAATAGAGAACGGTTCCATAGAACACTTTGCTTCAACGGAGAACTCAGGCATAGGCATACGCGTACTCGTTAACGGTGCGTGGGGATTTTATGCCTATGCGAATCCAAACAGCATGAATGATGTAAGTAATGCTGCTGAGCAAGCGTTTAAACTTGCAAAAAGCTCTAGCATGTATGTGAAGAATAAAATCATTCTTGCAGATGCAAAGGCGTTTGTTGACAAGGTAACTTACGATTACAAGAAGGATCCAAGAGAATCTATGGACGAACTTGAACGGATTGCAAGGGAATGTGATAAGATAATGAGGGGGAGTAATAGAATTAGCAAATCATCAGTTTCTGTAGGCTATACATATGTTGAGAAATTGTTTGTTAATAGCGATGGTGCTAGAATACATCAGCAATACATCGATACTATAACGAGCCTTTCAGCCACTGCGCACGAATCTGGCCTGACACAAAATGTTTCTGCCACGGAGGGCGGACGGGGCGGCATAGAGATGTTAACTGAACATGTTGATGTTCGCAAAACTGCTGCTCATATAGCGCAGAAGGCCAGCGAGCTTATAGATGCTAAACCCGCAAAAGAACACAAAGCTCAGGTTGTGCTCAATCCAGACTTTGTTGCTTTGCTTACACATGAAATTCTAGGACATCCGTCTGAAGCGGACAGGGTGCTAGGATATGAAATGGCTTGGGCTGGTGGCGCATGGTGGACAGGAAAGCTGGGACAGAAAGTTGGTTCTGATTCATTATCTGTTTCTGATAATCCAGTAATAAAAAATAGTCTCGGCCATTACAAGTATGATGATGAGGGAGTGCTTGCTAGAGAAAAAATATTGATAAAAAATGGGATATTGAATGACCATATGCACAGTAGAGAAACGGCAGTGAAGTTTAATGTGGAACCAAACGCTGGCATGAGAGCAACTGGATACGAATTCATACCCTTGATAAGAATGGCTTGCACATACGTAAATGCTGGCGACTGGAATCGTGAAGAAATGATTAAGGAAGTTAAAGATGGATATCTGATTTGTAACATGAAGGTTCCGTCAATAGATATGATGCGCTACAATTGGAGTATTTCCTGCCAGTACGGATACAGAATTAGAAATGGCGAAGTAGAGGGAATGCTGCGTGATGTTATAGTCATGGGCATAGCCCCAGAATTCTTTGGTTCCATTGATGCATGTAGCAAGGAATTCGAAATAAGACCTATTTTGAACTGTGGTAAAGGCGATCCTATGCAGACTATGCGAATGGGTAATGGTGGTCCATACATTAGGGGAGTAGCAACCGTCAAGAGCGTCGAATGATATCTTTACATTAACTTGTTTCAATTAATTAATATGCATATTATACGATTAATTGCAATAACGATAATGAAAGATGATCTTGAGACGATCGCAGAGCAGGTAAGGAAATGTACATTATGCGATTTGTGCAAAGGCAGAAAAAATGCTGTTCCAGGCGAAGGTTGTAGTTATGCAAGAATCATGTTTGTTGGAGAGGCCCCCGGAAGAAATGAAGACGAGCAGGGAAGACCATTTGTAGGTGCTGCGGGCAAACTGCTGACTCTAGCCCTAGAGGAGGCAGGGTTGTCAAGGGAAGATGTCTTCATTACAAATGTGGTAAAATGCAGACCTCCAAATAATAGGGTACCTACAGATCAAGAAAGAGCATCGTGCAGACCGTATCTTGAACGGCAGATAAAATTGATCGATCCAGCGATCATCTGCATACTAGGACGAACTGCATATGAATCATTACTTAAAGGAGGTTCCATAACCTCCGACAGGGGAAAGTTAGTTCGCTATGAAAATAGATATTACTTTCTAACAGTACATCCTGCAGCTGCAATCTATAATCCAGGGCTGAAATCGATCTTCAAGAAGGATATAATAAAATTAGGTAATTCTTTGAAGGAACTTGAATCTAAGAGGGGTTCCTTGGAGAAGTATCTATGAAAATAATTCCTAGAGAATTTTACAACAGAGATACAGTCGAGGTTGCTAAGGATCTACTGGGAAAAATACTTGTCAGAGTTGTTGATAGAAATATATTGTCAGGCATTATAGTTGAAACTGAGGCTTATAGATCAACGGATGATCCTGCAAGTCATTCCTTCAGAGGAAAAACTAAAAGAAACAGCGTTATGTTTGGAGAGGTCGGGCATGCTTATGTTTACTTTACGTATGGAAATCACTATTGCCTTAACGTAGTAGCTAAAGATAGTAATACTTTAGCTGGTGCAGTTTTAATACGATCTATAGAACCTATTGAAGGGATAAAACATATGCAGAGGTTTCGTGGTACCAGCGATCTCTACAATTTAACAACTGGACCTGGCAAACTAACAAAGGCATTGAATATTACAAGAATGCAGAATGGCATTGATGTAACTAGAAAAGGAGAAATATATGTTTTAGACGGTAATTACGTAGATGATTCCTGCATAATTACTTCATCAAGGATAGGAATTAGAACAGCGTTGGAGAAAAAGTGGCGATTTCTGATTGCCAACAATAAATTTGTATCCAAGAAAGGCAAAAACTATAACTAGCATTTGTCATTCCTATTGTCATCGTCACCGTTACCCTTATCGCCATTACTTTCCTCATCGTCTCTAACGGTCCATGGGAACCATTTACCAACATACTTACCCCAGTCAATTCTTAACATGTATATGATTACCAGAGTTAGCACTGCGCCAAATATACCCAAGTATATGTAGAAAGTGGTAATATCAGGTATATTCTCAAGATAGGGGAGCAGCAATGATAGTCCCACCACATTTGCCAATACCGCTATAACTTCTGATAGCAGAACCTTACCAGCCAATGTCGCAACTAAGAATCGCATTGGGTTGTATTTTGAAAGACCCAATGGGATGTATACTAGGTCATCAGGTATTGGTGTTGCAGCAGCAATAAATGCCGCCACCCAGCCATACCTAGATACTAACCTCTGCAATGGTAGCATCCTTTGTTTGGTCTTATCGGTAAGGATTCTTCTGCCATAGTAGCTACCATAAAATATTACCATCTTACCAGCAGTGGCACCGATGGCGCTAATCAATGCCAGAATGTGAGGATTAAACTTAGGATCGATACTCATTGTAACTAGTATGAAGAAAAATGGAACCGGAATGAAGACAACCGCACTACCTACAAAACTTACGATAAAGAGGCTAAGATAACCTACCTCCTCACTGAAGGGAAATAGACTTGATACGTCTACCAAATCATCTTACATCTATTGTGCTTGTATTTAATTAATTGTAATATGATCAGTAACCTCTTGCAAAGTATACCACTTGTTTTCCTTCTTTCTTGCAATATATACATTCTGAAACCTTATCCTGGTTGAACGGTATTACTCTGATGTCAGCTCCAGTCTCCTCTTTTATTCTGTTCTCACATTCCATGGCACCACACCACGATGCCTTAATATAACCACCGTTCTCAACAATTCTCCTGAAAGTTTCATAATCATCTATCTCATGAATATTTTTTTCAAGCAATTCCTTTGCTTTCCTATACAGATTATCTTGTACATTTTGCAAGTTTTCTGCCACTTTGTTCCTAACTTCATTGATAGCAATGTTTATCTTTTGTCCCGTATCACGCCTAACAAGAATAACAGAGTTCTTCTCAAGATCCTTTGGCCCTATTTCCAAGCGTAATGGCACACCCTTCATCTCCCAATCGTTGAACTTGTATCCAGGGGTGAATTCTATCCTGTCATCTACATGGACCTTAAAATCTGACAATATATTTTTTAGCTCTCTAGCTCTCTTCAGAATGACAGATTTTTCCTTATCTCCGTACAATATGGGCACGATTACAACCTGTATAGGTGCTACCTTTGGGGGTAATACCAATCCCTTATCATCACCATGCACCATTACCAATGCGCCGATCAAACGCCATGAAATTCCCCAGGAGGTTTGCCATGTGTAATGCTCCTTATCATCTGTGCCCAGGTACTTTATGTTAAATGGTTTCGAAAAATTTTGTCCTAGATTATGTGATGTGCCCATCTGCAATGCCTTTCCATCTGCCATCAAGGCTTCTAGCGTTGTAGTATACAGAGCTCCAACAAACTTTTCCTTTTCACTCTTGTATCCGACAATAACTGGAATTGCAAGGTGGTTTTCAATTATATCCTTGTAAATTTCCAGTATGGACATG
The sequence above is drawn from the Nitrososphaerales archaeon genome and encodes:
- the proS gene encoding proline--tRNA ligase, translated to MGKEIGITVKKSEDFSEWYTQVVLKAALVDYAPVKGFIILRPYGYSIWESIRETADKMFKETGHQNAFLPVLIPEGLLSKESEHFEGFKPEVFWVTRSGNDDLSERLALRPTSETLAYEIFAKWIRSYRDLPLKLNFWNTALRAEIKATKPLIRTSEFLWQEGHTVHATEEEAKEEVMSILEIYKDIIENHLAIPVIVGYKSEKEKFVGALYTTTLEALMADGKALQMGTSHNLGQNFSKPFNIKYLGTDDKEHYTWQTSWGISWRLIGALVMVHGDDKGLVLPPKVAPIQVVIVPILYGDKEKSVILKRARELKNILSDFKVHVDDRIEFTPGYKFNDWEMKGVPLRLEIGPKDLEKNSVILVRRDTGQKINIAINEVRNKVAENLQNVQDNLYRKAKELLEKNIHEIDDYETFRRIVENGGYIKASWCGAMECENRIKEETGADIRVIPFNQDKVSECIYCKKEGKQVVYFARGY